From Pigmentibacter ruber, a single genomic window includes:
- a CDS encoding efflux RND transporter permease subunit — translation MKFTDIFIQRPVLASVVSILIFMVGLKSIFNLDLRQYPKVENTVVTVLTTYPGASAQLMQGFITQPIQTSVSSAEGIDYINSSSSQGVSKIEIHLKLNFNSTTAFGDISAKVNAVRAQLPKDANDPVITKTTGSTLAALYISYSSEKMSGPQIYDLLARVVQPKMQSVSGVASADILGGNPFAMRVWLNPEKMAALGVTADEVGSALRANSYLSAAGQLKGQYTITNISAATDLHSEQEFKDLVVKQIKGKLIRMRDVAEVELGSQSYSSSVTFNGNKGVFIGIQPVPSANPLTVVKNIREVIPQIEKDLPPSLKQLIVYDSTEFISASINDVIKTLVEATIIVIVVIFLFLGSLRSVSIPIVTIPLSLVGVCSLMMALGYSINLLTLLAMVLAIGLVVDDAIVVVENIQRHIEEGKSPLDAALIGAREIAMPVITMTITLGAVYAPIGLMGGLTGALFKEFALTLAASVVVSGVVALTLSPMMCSKILIHETNDKGFAKWIDKKFNQLQKKYENLLHSVLQTKPVVVFFGSVVLVSVFFLFLLTPKELAPKEDQGFLAIFSTAPQYANVRYLERYTKEIDNILQKYNERAANFNVNGMGSENAAFSGLIFKPWGDRKRTAMKLQEIIQKDLNQIAGVKSFIFSMPDLPTGASGMPVQFVLKTTDDYKFLYSVMEDLKAKARKSGLFIVVDSDLSFESPQLNIKIDKNKATEMGITMQTIGNSLATMLSGAYTNLYNMNGRSYQVIPQLKDVNRSNPEELNKTYVRNSSGNLVPLSNFVTYQVTSEPSSLNQFQQLNSATLSAVMMPTQTTTTGLNYLKAEAEKLMPRGMSYDFSGDSRTEQQEGNALLGTFAFALVVIFLVLAAQFESFRDPLVIMFSVPMAICGALIPLNIGLATINIYTEIGLITLIGLITKHGILMVEFANELQHKDKIDLETAIQKAASVRLRPILMTTAAMVLGVIPLIIASGAGASSRYNIGLVIASGLTIGTLFTLFVVPTMYTLISKKKS, via the coding sequence ATGAAATTTACCGACATATTTATTCAAAGGCCAGTGTTGGCATCAGTCGTTAGTATTTTAATTTTCATGGTTGGTTTAAAATCAATATTTAATCTTGATCTTAGACAATATCCTAAAGTTGAAAATACCGTTGTTACCGTATTAACCACTTATCCAGGTGCAAGTGCACAATTAATGCAAGGATTTATTACTCAACCAATTCAGACTTCTGTATCATCAGCTGAAGGAATTGATTATATTAATTCTTCCAGTTCACAGGGTGTGAGTAAAATAGAAATTCACTTAAAATTGAATTTTAATTCTACAACTGCATTTGGTGATATTTCAGCAAAAGTAAATGCGGTTCGCGCACAACTTCCTAAAGATGCAAATGATCCAGTAATAACAAAGACAACAGGAAGTACATTAGCTGCTTTGTATATTAGTTACTCTAGTGAGAAAATGTCTGGACCGCAAATTTATGATTTGCTTGCAAGGGTTGTACAACCAAAAATGCAATCGGTTTCAGGAGTAGCTAGTGCAGATATTTTAGGGGGAAATCCTTTCGCTATGCGAGTTTGGTTAAACCCAGAAAAAATGGCTGCTTTAGGAGTAACAGCCGATGAGGTCGGTTCAGCACTACGCGCAAATAGTTATTTATCAGCAGCGGGACAATTAAAAGGACAATATACTATCACTAATATTAGTGCTGCTACTGATTTACATAGTGAACAAGAATTTAAAGATTTAGTAGTAAAACAAATAAAAGGTAAACTCATCCGAATGCGGGATGTGGCTGAAGTTGAATTGGGCTCTCAAAGTTATTCTTCTTCTGTTACTTTTAATGGAAATAAAGGAGTTTTTATAGGAATTCAACCAGTTCCATCAGCAAATCCTCTGACTGTCGTAAAAAATATTCGTGAAGTAATTCCACAAATTGAAAAAGATTTGCCACCATCTCTTAAGCAACTTATCGTTTATGATTCAACCGAGTTCATTTCAGCTTCCATTAATGACGTAATAAAAACTTTAGTTGAAGCTACAATTATCGTTATTGTTGTTATCTTTTTATTTTTAGGCTCACTTCGTTCTGTAAGCATACCTATCGTAACAATTCCTTTATCATTAGTAGGCGTTTGTTCCCTTATGATGGCTTTGGGTTACTCAATTAATCTTCTAACTCTTTTGGCGATGGTTTTAGCAATTGGACTTGTTGTTGATGACGCTATTGTTGTTGTCGAAAACATCCAACGTCATATTGAAGAAGGAAAATCTCCACTAGATGCAGCTCTTATTGGAGCTAGAGAAATTGCAATGCCAGTTATCACTATGACTATTACTTTAGGTGCTGTGTATGCACCAATTGGTTTAATGGGTGGTTTAACAGGCGCATTATTTAAAGAATTTGCTTTGACACTCGCAGCTTCAGTTGTTGTATCAGGAGTTGTTGCATTAACGTTGTCACCAATGATGTGTTCAAAAATTTTAATTCATGAAACAAATGACAAGGGATTTGCAAAATGGATAGATAAGAAATTTAACCAGTTACAAAAAAAATATGAAAATCTTTTGCATTCGGTTTTACAAACTAAACCTGTAGTTGTTTTCTTTGGCTCTGTTGTATTAGTAAGTGTCTTTTTCTTATTTTTATTGACACCAAAAGAGCTTGCACCTAAAGAAGATCAAGGATTTTTAGCAATCTTTTCTACAGCTCCGCAATACGCCAATGTTCGTTATTTGGAACGTTATACCAAAGAAATTGATAATATTTTGCAAAAATATAATGAACGTGCCGCTAATTTTAATGTAAATGGTATGGGTAGTGAAAATGCGGCTTTCTCAGGACTTATATTTAAACCTTGGGGTGATAGAAAACGCACTGCCATGAAGTTACAAGAAATCATTCAAAAAGATCTCAACCAAATTGCAGGTGTGAAATCATTTATATTTTCTATGCCTGATTTACCTACTGGAGCAAGTGGGATGCCAGTGCAATTTGTGTTAAAAACAACAGATGATTATAAATTTCTATATTCTGTAATGGAAGATTTAAAAGCAAAAGCTAGAAAAAGCGGTTTATTTATAGTTGTAGATAGTGATTTAAGTTTTGAATCTCCACAGTTAAATATTAAAATTGATAAGAATAAAGCCACCGAAATGGGTATTACAATGCAAACAATTGGTAATTCTCTTGCTACAATGCTAAGTGGTGCATATACAAATTTATACAATATGAATGGCAGAAGTTATCAAGTTATACCTCAATTAAAAGATGTTAATAGAAGCAATCCTGAAGAATTAAATAAAACATATGTCAGAAATAGTTCAGGAAATCTTGTTCCTTTATCTAACTTTGTGACTTATCAGGTGACATCTGAACCAAGTTCATTGAATCAATTTCAACAGTTAAATTCTGCAACATTATCTGCCGTTATGATGCCTACTCAAACAACAACAACTGGCCTTAATTACTTAAAAGCAGAAGCTGAAAAGTTAATGCCAAGAGGGATGTCCTATGATTTCTCGGGTGACTCTCGTACCGAGCAACAAGAAGGAAATGCATTACTAGGAACATTTGCATTCGCTTTAGTCGTTATATTTCTTGTTTTAGCAGCACAATTTGAAAGTTTTAGAGACCCCTTAGTTATCATGTTTAGTGTTCCTATGGCTATTTGTGGTGCATTAATACCGTTAAATATTGGTCTTGCTACTATAAATATTTATACAGAAATTGGTTTGATTACTCTTATTGGCTTAATTACAAAACACGGTATTCTTATGGTTGAGTTTGCAAATGAATTACAACATAAAGATAAAATTGACTTAGAAACAGCCATACAAAAAGCTGCATCTGTTAGATTAAGGCCAATATTAATGACAACAGCGGCAATGGTATTAGGTGTTATACCGCTAATTATTGCAAGTGGTGCAGGTGCTTCTAGCAGGTATAATATTGGATTAGTAATTGCATCGGGTCTGACAATTGGTACTTTATTTACATTGTTTGTAGTTCCTACAATGTATACTTTGATTAGTAAGAAAAAATCTTAA
- a CDS encoding efflux RND transporter periplasmic adaptor subunit, with product MSKRMSITIIALVIVFGCVFGWYGLRQYFIKSFFAKFEPPPQVVSVVKAKLDNWQPYLYSVGSLSSINGVDISAETAGQVKAIYFDSGKFVKQGEPLIQLDDSSEQAQLKDIVAQLQLAQVNDKRIKQLFTQGAASLSAVDDSSSKVKQLTANYENAKSLIAKKLIRAPFSGKIGIKQVNVGQFIQAGFACASLQTSNALYAQITLPQQDTNKVFINQEVIVNVDAYPNINFKGKINAVDSKVDEATRTIHVQATIDNTENKLLPGMFISVKVALPIVPNSIILPQTAITYTLYGDSAFVVTLLNQKSDKGDELATVKRVFVKTGEKRDNLVTIIEGIKEGDTVVSSGQLKLNDGAKIAINNSINL from the coding sequence ATGTCAAAACGAATGAGTATAACTATCATCGCATTGGTTATCGTGTTTGGATGTGTATTTGGTTGGTATGGATTACGCCAATATTTTATTAAAAGCTTTTTTGCTAAATTTGAGCCACCTCCACAAGTTGTTAGTGTAGTAAAAGCCAAACTTGATAATTGGCAACCGTATCTGTATTCTGTTGGTTCTTTAAGTTCAATTAATGGTGTTGATATTAGTGCTGAAACAGCTGGACAGGTAAAAGCAATTTACTTTGATTCAGGAAAATTTGTAAAACAAGGAGAACCACTAATTCAATTAGATGACTCATCAGAACAAGCTCAATTAAAAGATATAGTTGCTCAGCTCCAGCTTGCACAAGTAAATGATAAAAGAATAAAACAATTATTTACTCAAGGAGCTGCTTCATTATCTGCAGTAGATGATTCGTCTTCAAAAGTAAAACAATTAACTGCAAATTATGAAAATGCTAAATCTTTAATTGCAAAAAAATTAATTAGAGCTCCTTTTAGTGGAAAAATTGGAATTAAACAAGTTAACGTAGGCCAATTTATTCAAGCTGGTTTTGCTTGTGCAAGTTTACAAACTTCTAATGCTTTATACGCACAAATCACACTTCCACAGCAAGATACAAATAAGGTATTTATTAATCAAGAAGTCATAGTAAATGTGGATGCTTACCCAAATATTAATTTTAAAGGGAAAATTAATGCTGTTGATTCTAAAGTAGATGAAGCTACAAGAACAATTCATGTCCAAGCTACAATTGACAATACAGAAAATAAATTATTACCTGGAATGTTTATTAGCGTAAAAGTTGCTTTACCTATTGTCCCAAATTCAATTATTTTACCGCAAACAGCAATTACATATACCTTGTATGGCGATTCAGCTTTTGTTGTTACTTTATTAAATCAAAAATCAGATAAAGGTGATGAATTAGCAACAGTGAAAAGAGTTTTTGTGAAAACTGGGGAAAAAAGAGATAATTTAGTAACAATTATAGAAGGAATAAAAGAAGGCGATACAGTTGTCAGTAGTGGACAACTTAAATTAAATGATGGAGCAAAAATAGCCATAAACAATTCTATCAATCTTTAA
- a CDS encoding 2-oxoglutarate dehydrogenase E1 component: MSGNFNSVFQNNAGYVEEMFSRYSSDPNSVGIEWRAYFEGFHEGFGTATALANDVPHFNELLTDLSHQQRKESSVASNVSPDAIQFEFKVAAYVQAWKSFGHLKAKVNPLSVSSPEIPTLKKENYGISESDFSKTTMAGLLIGLDKMSFAELHKVLEARYAGTVGAEIEHIESNEERTWLQDQFAQIYKPIAKETQTAIYHELAKSDSLEKTIATKYIGKKRFSIEGADAQFPAVESFLDEAGKLGAQECTIAIAHRGRLNFLVNVIGKPLERLFSEFEGYPNPELHGDCDVKYHYGYESERTTRSGNKLLVSMPFNPSHLEYVGSVAMGDTRARQAMYHNGDSDKVTSIVLHGDAAFSGQGIVFENIQMMTLQGYTVGGTVHIIANNQVGFTTDPSDSRSSTYCTDVAKVTGSPVFHVNADNLDALHNVMVLAANYRFKFKKDFYIDLVCFRRHGHNETDEPSFTQPLMYKIIKDKPAPYEEYAQYLVDKYNFNSDELKEIYNNYRSDMNKVYDKVKAEHLPIVQFTPLREAGELKLVDEKEMLKPAKTQISLNKIKELALKICQTPESFKPNPKLARIIVSERKEMAEGNKKLDWGMAELLAYASLLNEGYSIRLAGEDAQRGTFSHRHVTLVDFETGERYTSIKECIEQNAKVEIINTLLSEEAAMGYEYGYAVRQAKGLVLWEAQFGDFANGAQVIIDQFIAAGETKWAQSQGLVLLLPHGMEGQGAEHSSARLERFLQLCANANMQICYFTNAAQIYHALRRQLHRNFRKPLVIMTPKSFLRSPRAATTLEELASGTFEEILDDPRISKAQKIEKVLFCTGKISLDLFDALEKDEFKNKADTIAVIRVEQLYPFHTEKVTSILSHYKNVKNVAWVQEEPANMGAWTYIRFELEKVLEKIGIQSKLMYFGRSRRATPAVGLEKQHFIEQDKLIHAALLSNESTEI, from the coding sequence ATGAGTGGTAATTTTAATTCTGTTTTTCAAAATAATGCTGGTTATGTAGAGGAAATGTTTTCGCGATATTCTTCCGACCCCAACTCAGTTGGAATTGAATGGCGAGCTTACTTTGAAGGATTTCATGAAGGCTTTGGCACTGCCACTGCTCTGGCAAATGATGTTCCACATTTTAATGAATTATTAACTGATTTGAGTCATCAGCAAAGAAAAGAAAGTTCAGTAGCATCAAATGTGAGTCCAGATGCTATTCAGTTTGAATTTAAAGTTGCAGCCTATGTCCAAGCATGGAAAAGTTTTGGTCATTTAAAAGCAAAAGTAAATCCTTTGAGCGTCAGTAGCCCTGAAATTCCAACGCTAAAAAAAGAAAACTATGGCATTTCAGAATCTGATTTTTCTAAAACAACCATGGCTGGATTGCTGATTGGTCTTGATAAAATGTCTTTTGCTGAATTGCACAAAGTTTTGGAAGCTAGATATGCTGGAACTGTTGGTGCAGAAATTGAGCATATTGAAAGCAATGAAGAAAGAACTTGGCTCCAAGATCAATTTGCCCAAATTTATAAGCCCATCGCAAAAGAAACTCAGACTGCAATTTATCATGAATTAGCGAAATCAGATTCCCTTGAAAAAACAATCGCCACAAAATACATTGGCAAAAAACGTTTTAGTATTGAAGGTGCAGACGCTCAATTTCCTGCTGTTGAAAGCTTTTTAGATGAAGCTGGTAAACTAGGAGCACAAGAATGTACTATTGCCATTGCACATCGAGGTCGTTTAAATTTCCTTGTTAATGTAATAGGTAAACCATTAGAAAGATTATTCAGTGAATTTGAAGGATATCCTAATCCTGAATTGCATGGCGATTGTGATGTTAAATATCATTATGGTTATGAATCTGAACGCACCACAAGAAGTGGAAATAAACTTTTAGTTTCAATGCCATTCAATCCAAGCCATTTAGAATACGTTGGCAGTGTGGCTATGGGAGATACTAGAGCACGTCAAGCAATGTATCATAATGGTGACTCAGATAAAGTAACTAGTATTGTATTACATGGAGATGCCGCATTTTCGGGACAAGGAATTGTTTTTGAAAATATTCAAATGATGACACTTCAAGGTTATACCGTTGGTGGAACCGTTCATATTATTGCAAACAATCAAGTTGGTTTTACAACTGACCCTTCAGATTCACGCTCATCAACTTATTGCACAGACGTCGCTAAAGTAACTGGATCTCCTGTTTTTCATGTTAATGCCGATAACTTAGATGCATTACATAATGTCATGGTGCTTGCTGCTAATTATAGATTTAAATTTAAAAAAGATTTTTATATAGATTTGGTTTGTTTTAGAAGACATGGGCATAACGAAACAGATGAACCTTCATTTACCCAACCTTTAATGTATAAAATTATTAAAGACAAGCCAGCTCCATATGAAGAATATGCGCAATATCTTGTTGATAAATACAATTTTAATTCTGATGAATTAAAAGAAATATATAACAACTATCGTTCTGACATGAACAAAGTTTATGATAAAGTTAAAGCTGAACATCTACCTATTGTTCAGTTTACACCATTAAGAGAAGCAGGAGAGTTAAAGTTAGTCGATGAAAAAGAAATGTTAAAACCTGCTAAAACTCAAATTTCTTTAAATAAAATTAAAGAACTAGCTTTAAAAATTTGCCAAACTCCAGAAAGCTTTAAGCCAAATCCTAAACTTGCTCGAATTATTGTTTCGGAACGAAAAGAAATGGCTGAAGGGAATAAAAAACTCGATTGGGGAATGGCTGAATTACTTGCTTATGCATCATTGCTTAATGAAGGATATAGCATTCGTCTTGCAGGAGAAGACGCGCAACGAGGAACATTTTCTCATCGACATGTTACTTTAGTAGATTTTGAAACAGGCGAACGCTATACAAGTATAAAAGAATGTATTGAGCAAAATGCTAAAGTTGAAATTATAAATACTCTTTTGTCTGAAGAAGCTGCCATGGGTTATGAATATGGATACGCGGTAAGGCAAGCTAAAGGTTTGGTTCTTTGGGAAGCGCAATTTGGTGACTTTGCTAACGGCGCACAAGTTATTATTGATCAATTTATTGCTGCTGGTGAAACAAAATGGGCTCAATCACAAGGTCTAGTTTTATTACTGCCGCATGGAATGGAAGGTCAAGGAGCTGAACATTCAAGCGCCCGTTTAGAAAGATTTTTACAACTTTGTGCAAATGCAAATATGCAAATTTGTTACTTTACTAACGCTGCCCAAATTTATCATGCATTAAGAAGACAATTGCACCGTAATTTTAGAAAACCTCTTGTCATTATGACACCTAAAAGCTTTTTGCGTAGCCCAAGAGCTGCAACAACTCTTGAAGAACTTGCTTCAGGCACCTTTGAAGAAATTTTAGATGATCCACGTATTTCTAAAGCTCAGAAAATAGAAAAAGTTTTATTCTGTACGGGTAAAATTTCTCTTGACTTATTTGATGCTTTAGAAAAAGACGAATTTAAAAACAAAGCAGACACTATTGCAGTTATTAGAGTAGAGCAGTTATATCCATTTCATACAGAAAAAGTAACAAGCATTCTTTCACATTATAAAAATGTAAAAAATGTTGCTTGGGTTCAAGAAGAGCCTGCAAATATGGGAGCATGGACATATATCAGGTTTGAATTAGAAAAAGTTTTAGAGAAGATTGGAATACAGTCTAAATTAATGTATTTTGGTCGAAGCAGAAGAGCAACTCCTGCTGTAGGATTAGAAAAACAACATTTTATTGAACAAGATAAATTAATTCACGCCGCACTATTAAGTAACGAGTCGACTGAAATATGA
- a CDS encoding ABC transporter ATP-binding protein: protein MSKKKVVLSVRSLCKDYRRPSGNMFTVLEGIHLDIYDGEFLALVGLSGSGKSTLLRCMAGLINPDRGTVTYANPSPENMQLSAFVFQNFALFPWMTIRENIAVSMPKLTKSEQNIRVDRIIQLVGLKGFEDAFPRELSGGMRQRVSLARAMVSDPMIMFMDEPFSALDPLTSESLRAELVRIWGQTERKIRACVLVTHRFEEALQLADRILILSSNPGTIFRSIEINLPRPRMPNSPEYKELEELLEKAFGQLHLDKVTEDVDFDTSTPELILQQRSSDQNIRNKSVNLPNDKIPDEIRAKESSLNKSKRVKPLINTNLTLVEGLVSRLSTEVETTDLYDLCEDMGQSVDQVLPAVAAAETLGFITTPGIRVILTDEGRKFAAEHDAEARGKIMRTAILKLPVVYSIYELVKNSGEEGLEADIAIEQIVMMLPFEDHDVQFQTLLKWCRYANLIIYDSDEEKLFIPD from the coding sequence ATGTCTAAAAAGAAAGTTGTACTCTCTGTTAGATCTTTATGCAAAGACTACAGACGCCCTAGTGGAAATATGTTTACTGTTTTGGAGGGAATTCATCTCGATATTTATGATGGAGAATTTCTAGCATTAGTTGGTTTATCTGGTTCTGGTAAATCTACATTGTTACGTTGTATGGCAGGATTAATAAATCCTGATAGAGGAACAGTTACTTACGCAAATCCTTCACCTGAAAATATGCAATTAAGTGCATTTGTCTTTCAAAATTTTGCTTTATTTCCCTGGATGACTATTCGCGAAAATATAGCTGTTTCAATGCCTAAGTTAACAAAATCAGAACAAAATATTAGAGTTGATAGAATTATACAATTAGTAGGGTTAAAAGGATTTGAAGATGCTTTTCCCAGAGAATTGAGTGGTGGTATGCGGCAAAGAGTAAGTTTAGCTCGTGCCATGGTTTCAGATCCAATGATTATGTTTATGGATGAACCTTTTTCCGCTTTAGATCCTCTTACAAGTGAATCTTTAAGGGCTGAACTTGTAAGAATTTGGGGGCAAACAGAACGAAAAATTCGCGCCTGTGTTTTAGTCACGCACCGTTTCGAAGAAGCATTACAGTTAGCAGACAGAATTCTTATCCTTTCATCCAATCCAGGTACAATTTTTCGTTCTATTGAAATTAATTTACCGCGCCCTAGAATGCCTAATTCACCTGAATACAAAGAATTAGAAGAATTGCTGGAAAAAGCTTTTGGCCAACTCCACCTAGATAAAGTAACAGAGGATGTTGATTTTGATACTTCAACTCCTGAGCTGATTCTCCAACAAAGATCATCAGATCAAAATATAAGAAATAAATCTGTTAATTTACCAAACGATAAAATACCAGATGAAATAAGAGCGAAAGAGTCTTCATTAAATAAATCCAAGAGGGTTAAACCACTAATAAATACAAACTTAACTTTAGTTGAGGGTCTAGTCAGCAGATTGAGTACGGAAGTTGAAACCACTGATCTTTATGATCTATGCGAGGACATGGGGCAGAGCGTAGACCAAGTCTTGCCAGCTGTGGCAGCTGCAGAGACATTAGGTTTTATTACCACGCCAGGTATTCGCGTCATCTTAACGGATGAAGGCAGGAAATTTGCTGCAGAACATGATGCCGAAGCTCGCGGTAAAATTATGCGGACTGCAATTTTAAAATTGCCAGTTGTGTATTCTATCTATGAGTTAGTAAAAAATAGTGGTGAAGAAGGGCTCGAAGCTGATATTGCTATTGAACAAATAGTTATGATGCTCCCTTTTGAAGATCATGATGTGCAATTTCAGACTCTATTAAAATGGTGTCGTTACGCTAACTTGATTATCTACGATTCTGATGAAGAAAAATTGTTTATACCCGATTAA
- a CDS encoding ABC transporter permease subunit, which produces MTQFAKVQATRGAFLRADIAVIVIVIVLGMGFADFFSSGNSPYLEKVDINTSISSLPSYSLLSFVRSLIALILSYIFAVIYGTIAANNKSLEKIMIPLLDVLQSLPVVAFLPGFVLALISIFQGSRWGLEFACILTIFTGQVWNLAFAYYESQRTLQPEFKEVAKIYQLTKLQKFFFVDFPNGYRPLIYNGMMSMAGGWFFLTTCEAFTLGNKDFRLPGLGSYIAETFATGNYINFSIALVTLLIIIVSTDIFLWKPLIAWVSRYRDSDDGKGIQDDNWFLNLIRQTSIPEIISNFFKKSILFLFPKSNINESGATRKYLIDNIDKWGTVISPKNWFSDENVNKIRRSSVLSLLVTFAIGGLVFTLLPKLPSFGQTLASLSSKDWFNLMNAVFFTGIKVLLVLIISSIWTIPVGLWLGLNPRLETFFQPIIQNLAAFPAPVLFPLITLGLSFGNIPPFINATLLMCVGCQWYILFNVIGGASRISADLKFVTQIYKFSLWHRFSKLYFPAILPSLATGWITAAGGAWNASMVAEVVEFPGGSMHSFGIGAELASASAQGNYQKLIAAIICIVVTLIILNRTLWRTLQIFAERVKD; this is translated from the coding sequence ATGACACAATTTGCCAAAGTGCAAGCAACCCGAGGTGCTTTTTTAAGAGCAGATATTGCCGTGATTGTAATTGTCATTGTTCTGGGAATGGGTTTTGCCGATTTTTTTAGTTCGGGAAACTCACCCTACTTAGAAAAGGTCGATATTAACACTTCTATCTCATCACTCCCTAGTTATTCACTTCTTTCCTTTGTCCGAAGCTTAATAGCATTAATATTAAGTTATATTTTTGCAGTTATTTATGGAACAATTGCTGCAAATAATAAATCCCTTGAAAAAATAATGATTCCACTACTTGATGTTCTCCAAAGTCTCCCAGTAGTGGCTTTTTTACCAGGATTTGTACTGGCTTTAATTTCTATTTTTCAAGGAAGTCGTTGGGGCTTAGAATTTGCTTGTATTTTAACTATATTTACTGGACAAGTATGGAATTTAGCCTTTGCTTATTATGAATCCCAAAGAACATTACAGCCTGAATTTAAAGAAGTTGCAAAAATTTATCAACTTACAAAATTACAAAAGTTTTTCTTTGTCGATTTCCCTAATGGGTACCGTCCATTGATTTATAACGGAATGATGTCCATGGCTGGAGGCTGGTTTTTCTTAACAACTTGTGAAGCTTTTACATTAGGAAACAAAGATTTTCGCTTACCTGGTTTAGGTAGTTACATAGCAGAAACATTTGCAACAGGTAATTATATTAACTTTTCAATTGCACTTGTTACCTTATTAATTATTATTGTAAGTACTGATATTTTTTTATGGAAACCTTTAATTGCTTGGGTTTCACGTTATAGAGATAGTGATGATGGAAAAGGAATTCAAGATGATAATTGGTTTCTAAATTTAATTAGACAAACAAGTATCCCTGAAATAATATCAAACTTTTTCAAAAAAAGTATTTTATTTTTATTTCCAAAATCCAATATTAATGAATCAGGAGCTACTCGAAAATACTTGATTGATAATATTGATAAATGGGGAACTGTTATCAGCCCTAAAAATTGGTTTTCTGATGAAAATGTAAATAAAATTCGTCGTTCTTCTGTCCTATCTCTACTTGTAACTTTTGCCATCGGTGGTCTTGTTTTTACTTTGTTACCTAAACTACCTTCTTTTGGCCAGACTTTAGCCTCCCTTTCCAGCAAAGATTGGTTTAACCTAATGAACGCTGTTTTTTTTACAGGAATAAAAGTTCTTCTTGTTCTCATTATAAGCTCTATATGGACTATACCAGTTGGTCTTTGGCTTGGTCTAAACCCACGTTTGGAAACATTCTTTCAACCGATTATCCAAAACTTAGCAGCATTTCCAGCACCTGTTTTATTTCCATTAATTACTCTAGGTTTAAGTTTTGGAAATATCCCTCCTTTTATTAATGCAACTTTATTAATGTGTGTTGGATGCCAATGGTATATCTTATTTAATGTAATTGGAGGAGCTTCACGAATCTCTGCTGATTTAAAATTTGTTACCCAAATTTATAAATTTTCTTTATGGCATCGCTTTAGTAAATTATATTTTCCAGCTATTTTACCTTCTTTGGCTACAGGTTGGATCACTGCCGCTGGAGGAGCTTGGAACGCCAGTATGGTAGCTGAAGTTGTTGAGTTTCCTGGGGGATCCATGCATTCATTTGGGATAGGAGCAGAACTCGCAAGTGCATCAGCACAAGGCAATTATCAAAAATTGATAGCAGCAATCATTTGTATTGTTGTAACTTTAATCATTTTAAATCGCACCTTATGGCGAACTCTGCAAATATTTGCTGAAAGAGTTAAGGATTAG